The proteins below are encoded in one region of Apium graveolens cultivar Ventura chromosome 4, ASM990537v1, whole genome shotgun sequence:
- the LOC141719382 gene encoding uncharacterized protein LOC141719382 — protein sequence MSSSAYSDVLKGLGKAFKLPKKNAVTGSGSNASVEEGSQSNAVPNPEPEVHVNQSTPENNVELDNEFDNLEDLGPIGEIPGVDSGRRRKRLRTLGSKPPRAENYEAGSGSGAGKGKAVESDSPDEVVPGLEEKVARFMAGIPTQSQWSTMNESGFDATMKECSRLWGQLGGYMAGSASLAYNELKISRSTIADKDSEISQLRDQIIVKDNSLSGLNKHLNEVTIRADNAEKEVSDLKSELVELRRQMSAVRPEAQVIEEFKRSEEYDRALANAGAPEIARCWLVAERHIKTSPEADWDSFVSEFIKAKEDIELGLGEPEPFDGPCPSFLPPRAPES from the exons ATGTCGTCTTCAGCCTACAGTGATGTTCTGAAAGGTCTGGGCAAGGCTTTCAAGTTACCGAAGAAGAATGCTGTTACTGGCTCCGGATCGAACGCCTCGGTCGAGGAGGGGTCACAAAGCAATGCCGTCCCAAATCCGGAGCCGGAAGTTCATGTGAACCAGTCTACTCCGGAgaataatgttgagttggataATGAATTTGACAATCTTGAGGATTTGGGTCCTATTGGGGAGATTCCGGGCGTTGATTCTGGGCGGAGAAGGAAGAGGCTCCGGACTCTTGGGTCGAAGCCTCCTAGGGCTGAAAATTATGAAGCTGGCTCTGGGTCCGGGGCTGGAAAAGGGAAAGCTGTTGAATCGGATAGTCCGGATGAAGTTGTTCCGGGGCTGGAGGAAAAGGTGGCTCGCTTCATGGCTGGGATTCCGACTCAATCTCAGTGGAGTACGATGAATGAGTCCGGATTTGATGCCACAATGAAGGAGTGTTCCCGTCTCTGGGGTCAG CTTGGTGGGTATATGGCTGGATCAGCTTCTCTGGCCTACAATGAACTGAAAATCTCCCGGAGTACCATTGCTGATAAGGATTCGGAGATTAGTCAGCTCCGGGATCAGATAATTGTAAAAGACAATTCCCTCTCCGGACTGAATAAGCATCTGAATGAAGTGACTATCCGGGCTGATAACGCGGAAAAGGAGGTATCCGACCTAAAATCCGAGTTGGTTGAGCTGCGGAGGCAAATGTCTGCTGTTCGTCCGGAGGCCCAGGTTATTGAAGAATTTAAGAGATCTGAGGAGTATGATAGAGCTCTCGCCAATGCTGGTGCTCCGGAGATAGCTCGATGCTGGTTGGTTGCTGAGAGGCATATCAAGACGAGTCCGGAGGCTGATTGGGATAGTTTCGTATCTGAGTTTATCAAAGCCAAGGAAGATATTGAGCTTGGACTAGGTGAACCGGAGCCGTTCGACGGTCCTTGCCCCAGCTTCCTGCCTCCCCGTGCTCCGGAGTCCTGA